A window of the Lolium perenne isolate Kyuss_39 chromosome 7, Kyuss_2.0, whole genome shotgun sequence genome harbors these coding sequences:
- the LOC127314186 gene encoding phytoene synthase 2, chloroplastic produces MATAVTLLRAASPGPAGDAGRDGGSSFQCPRLPRNKKLPSKILCSLKYGCLGGVDPADAARTAASPVYSSLAVSPAGDAAVAVASSSSSEQKVYDVVLKQAALLRRQLRPQPAAREMAEAMPRGGLSEAYARCGEICEEYAKTFYLGTLLMTEERRRAIWAIYVWCRRTDELVDGPNASHITPQALDRWERRLEDLFVGRPYDMLDAALSDTITKFPIDIQPFKDMIDGMRTDLKKARYKNFDELYMYCYYVAGTVGLMSVPVMGIDPESKATAESVYGAALALGLANQLTNILRDVGEDASRGRIYLPQDELAEAGLSDEDIFRGVVTDKWRKFMTRQIKRARMFFEEAERGVTELRKESRWPVWASLLLYRQILDEIEANDYNNFTKRAYVGKAKKVLALPVAYGRSLLLPYSLRNSQT; encoded by the exons ATGGCCACCGCTGTCACGCTGCTCCGGGCTGCGTCCCCCGGCCCAGCCGGTGACGCCGGCcgggacggcggcagcagcttccaGTGCCCCCGCCTGCCGCGCAACAAGAAACTGCCCAGCAAGATCCTCTGCTCGCTCAAGTACGGCTGCCTCGGCGGCGTCGACCCGGCGGACGCGGCCCGGACGGCCGCCTCGCCGGTCTACTCCAGCCTCGCCGTCAGCCCCGCCGGCGACGcggccgtcgccgtcgcctcctcctcctcctccgagcaGAAGGTGTACGACGTCGTGCTCAAGCAGGCCGCATTGCTGAGGCGCCAGCTGCGCCCGCAGCCGGCGGCCAGGGAGATGGCGGAGGCCATGCCGCGGGGCGGGCTCAGCGAGGCCTACGCGCGCTGCGGAGAGATCTGCGAGGAGTACGCCAAGACCTTCTACCTCG GGACGTTGCTGATGACGGAGGAGCGGCGGCGCGCCATCTGGGCAATCTACG TGTGGTGTAGGAGGACTGACGAGCTCGTGGACGGGCCGAACGCCTCGCACATCACGCCGCAAGCGCTGGACCGGTGGGAGAGGAGGCTGGAGGATCTCTTCGTGGGGCGCCCTTACGACATGCTGGATGCCGCGCTCTCCGACACCATCACAAAGTTCCCCATAGATATTCAG CCTTTCAAGGACATGATCGACGGGATGCGGACGGACCTCAAGAAGGCGAGATACAAAAACTTTGACGAGCTCTACATGTACTGCTACTACGTCGCGGGAACTGTCGGGCTAATGAGTGTTCCTGTGATGGGCATCGACCCCGAGTCCAAGGCGACAGCCGAGAGCGTGTACGGTGCTGCTTTGGCTCTCGGACTGGCGAACCAGCTAACTAACATACTCCGGGACGTCGGAGAAGA TGCGAGCAGAGGAAGGATATATTTACCGCAGGACGAACTCGCCGAGGCGGGACTCTCCGATGAGGACATCTTCAGGGGAGTAGTCACTGACAAATGGAGAAAATTCATGACGAGGCAGATCAAGAGGGCCAGGATGTTCTTCGAGGAGGCGGAGAGAGGGGTGACAGAGCTCAGAAAGGAAAGCCGGTGGCCA GTCTGGGCGTCTCTACTGTTGTACCGGCAAATCCTGGACGAGATCGAAGCAAACGactacaataacttcacaaagagGGCCTATGTCGGGAAGGCGAAGAAAGTGCTGGCGCTTCCTGTCGCCTACGGGAGGTCGCTGCTCTTACCGTACTCACTGAGAAATAGCCAGACCTAG